Proteins encoded within one genomic window of Gammaproteobacteria bacterium:
- a CDS encoding DUF721 domain-containing protein: protein MSRKTPKSLSELVFRPGGPLQELADRAAAATRLTDGLRAALPPALGDQLRAAQLHDDGTLVVLAASSAWAARLRFEADALLACARRQAPGASRVEVRVAGPGNPEAG from the coding sequence ATGTCCCGGAAAACCCCCAAGTCCCTATCAGAGCTTGTGTTCCGCCCGGGTGGCCCGCTTCAGGAGCTGGCGGATCGGGCCGCGGCGGCAACCAGGCTCACCGATGGCCTGCGCGCGGCGCTGCCCCCGGCGCTGGGGGACCAGCTGCGGGCTGCGCAGCTGCACGACGACGGCACCCTCGTGGTACTCGCCGCCAGCTCGGCCTGGGCGGCGCGCCTGCGCTTCGAGGCCGATGCCCTGCTTGCCTGCGCACGACGGCAGGCGCCGGGCGCCTCGCGCGTGGAAGTGAGGGTAGCAGGCCCGGGGAACCCCGAGGCCGGCTGA
- a CDS encoding D-alanine--D-alanine ligase produces MISGRYPRISDPARFGKVAVLLGGKSSEREISLLTGEAVHQALMRQGVQAERLDPTADFPAALQRGGFDRVWIALHGRGGEDGSMQGLLSCLGIPFTGSGVLGSAIAMDKLRTKRLLAAVGVPTPRFHVLGSERDFAPALADLGLPLIVKPACEGSSIGMSKVQRAEDLPHAYAAAARFGDEVFCEEWIQGAEYTAAILHGRVLPLIRIEARAIFYDYQAKYFSDETRYICPCGLAPETERRFAAVAAAAFDTVAASGWGRVDLMVGADGVARVLEVNTVPGMTSHSLVPMAAAAAGIGFDELVWRILETSFPVEGPSHAA; encoded by the coding sequence ATGATTTCCGGCAGGTATCCGCGCATCAGCGATCCGGCGCGTTTCGGCAAGGTCGCCGTGCTCCTCGGCGGCAAGTCGTCGGAACGCGAGATCTCGCTGCTGACCGGCGAGGCCGTGCACCAGGCGCTGATGCGCCAGGGCGTGCAGGCGGAGCGCCTCGATCCGACGGCTGATTTCCCGGCCGCGCTCCAGCGGGGCGGCTTCGACCGCGTCTGGATCGCCCTGCATGGCCGCGGTGGCGAGGACGGCAGCATGCAGGGGCTGCTCAGCTGCCTTGGCATTCCCTTCACCGGCAGCGGCGTGCTCGGCTCGGCCATCGCCATGGACAAGCTGCGCACCAAGCGCCTGCTGGCGGCCGTTGGCGTGCCGACCCCGCGCTTCCACGTGCTCGGCAGCGAGCGCGATTTCGCGCCCGCACTGGCCGACCTCGGGTTGCCGTTGATCGTCAAGCCGGCCTGCGAGGGCTCCAGCATCGGCATGAGCAAGGTGCAGCGCGCGGAGGACCTGCCGCACGCGTATGCGGCGGCCGCGCGCTTCGGCGACGAGGTGTTCTGCGAGGAGTGGATCCAGGGCGCCGAATACACCGCTGCCATCCTCCATGGCCGCGTGCTGCCGCTGATCCGCATCGAGGCCAGGGCGATCTTCTACGACTACCAGGCCAAGTACTTCAGCGACGAGACCCGCTACATCTGCCCCTGCGGCCTGGCGCCGGAAACCGAGCGGCGCTTCGCGGCGGTGGCCGCCGCGGCCTTCGACACCGTGGCGGCATCGGGCTGGGGCCGGGTGGACCTGATGGTCGGCGCGGATGGCGTTGCCAGGGTGCTCGAGGTCAACACCGTTCCCGGCATGACCAGCCACAGCCTGGTGCCGATGGCGGCAGCCGCGGCCGGCATCGGCTTCGATGAACTCGTCTGGCGCATCCTCGAGACGAGTTTTCCGGTGGAGGGCCCGAGCCATGCTGCGTAG
- the murC gene encoding UDP-N-acetylmuramate--L-alanine ligase, whose protein sequence is MRKIQRIHLVGIGGVGMGGIAEVLLNLGYEVQGSDLRESAMTARLARLGARIFVGHHAANVDGADVVVVSTAVDAANPELGAARAQRKPVVRRAEMLAELMRFRYAIAVSGSHGKTTTTSLVASVLAEAGEDPTFVIGGRLKSADTNGRLGAGRYLVAEADESDASFIHLQPMIAVVTNIDSDHLGTYGGDIGRLRQTFVEFLHNLPFYGLAILCVDDPGVAAIAAEVQRPTVTYGLGEGADVRGVDIRAEGLRSHFRVLRPGGRPPLEVTLNLPGRHNVRNALAAVALADELALDDQAVQRALAEFQGIDRRLQVLGEVQTASGRIVLVDDYGHHPTEIAATMRAARDAWPGRRLVVAFQPHRYTRTRDLLDDFAEVLSAADTLLVCEVYAAGEDPIAGADGRAICRAVRSRGTVEPVFVSRLDRLPRQLASVIQEGDVVLTLGAGDIGAVAQKLPAALARRPAPGRNP, encoded by the coding sequence ATGCGCAAGATCCAGCGCATCCACCTGGTCGGCATCGGTGGCGTCGGCATGGGCGGCATCGCCGAGGTATTGCTGAACCTCGGCTACGAGGTGCAGGGCTCGGATCTCAGGGAATCGGCGATGACGGCGCGCCTGGCACGGCTCGGTGCCCGCATCTTCGTCGGCCACCATGCCGCCAATGTCGATGGCGCCGACGTGGTCGTGGTGTCCACGGCGGTGGATGCGGCCAACCCCGAGCTGGGCGCGGCCCGCGCCCAGCGCAAGCCGGTGGTGCGCCGCGCGGAGATGCTGGCCGAGCTGATGCGGTTCCGCTACGCCATCGCGGTTTCCGGCAGCCACGGCAAGACCACGACCACGAGCCTGGTGGCCAGCGTGCTGGCGGAGGCCGGCGAGGATCCCACCTTCGTCATCGGCGGGCGCCTGAAGAGCGCGGACACCAACGGCCGGCTCGGTGCCGGCAGGTACCTGGTGGCCGAGGCGGACGAGAGCGACGCATCGTTCATCCACCTGCAGCCGATGATCGCGGTGGTGACCAACATCGACAGCGATCACCTCGGCACCTACGGCGGCGACATCGGCCGGCTGCGCCAGACCTTCGTCGAGTTCCTGCACAACCTGCCGTTCTACGGACTGGCGATCCTCTGCGTGGATGATCCCGGCGTCGCGGCCATCGCCGCCGAGGTGCAGCGCCCGACGGTCACCTACGGACTGGGCGAGGGTGCCGACGTGCGGGGCGTGGACATCCGTGCCGAGGGCCTGCGCTCGCATTTCCGCGTGCTGCGCCCGGGCGGACGGCCGCCGCTGGAGGTCACGCTGAACCTGCCCGGGCGGCACAACGTGCGCAATGCCCTGGCGGCCGTGGCGCTGGCCGACGAACTGGCGCTCGACGACCAGGCGGTGCAGCGCGCGCTCGCGGAATTTCAGGGCATCGATCGCCGCCTGCAGGTACTCGGCGAGGTGCAGACCGCCAGCGGCCGGATCGTGCTGGTGGATGACTACGGCCACCATCCCACGGAGATCGCCGCCACCATGCGCGCTGCCCGCGATGCCTGGCCTGGCCGGCGCCTGGTCGTCGCCTTCCAGCCGCATCGCTACACCCGCACGCGGGACCTGCTCGACGACTTCGCCGAGGTGCTCTCGGCGGCCGACACGCTGCTGGTCTGCGAGGTGTATGCCGCCGGCGAGGACCCGATCGCCGGGGCCGACGGGCGCGCCATCTGCCGCGCGGTGCGCAGCCGCGGCACCGTGGAGCCGGTGTTCGTCTCCAGGCTGGACCGGCTGCCGCGACAGCTGGCGAGCGTCATCCAGGAGGGCGATGTGGTGCTGACCCTGGGCGCGGGTGATATCGGCGCCGTGGCGCAGAAGCTGCCGGCCGCGCTGGCGCGCCGCCCGGCCCCGGGGCGCAACCCGTGA
- a CDS encoding FtsQ-type POTRA domain-containing protein yields the protein MLRRRNRRRSERPAMAMPAIPWRGIGLAAAVLVLAAGGYQSGAWLLNRPIVTLRLTGPFQRVSAIQIEALVEPYARAGFLDVDIEALQAGLTALPWVANVEVRRRYPGTLEIGVREERPVACWGERGLLNAAGELFLPDAEHVPAELPRLKGPPGTEAQVTQRYFAVQEQLEHRGMSAASVTLDERGAWAFQTSNGLQVRLGANGVDERIERFFQVLDRTLTHMAGEVDYVDMRYPNGFAIGWKSPAAVRTAPEEERRPHA from the coding sequence ATGCTGCGTAGGCGCAACCGGCGTCGCAGCGAGCGGCCGGCCATGGCCATGCCGGCGATCCCCTGGCGCGGCATCGGCCTGGCCGCTGCGGTGCTTGTCCTCGCCGCGGGCGGCTACCAGTCCGGCGCCTGGCTGCTCAACCGGCCGATCGTCACGCTCAGGCTCACCGGGCCGTTCCAGCGTGTCTCGGCCATCCAGATCGAGGCCCTGGTGGAGCCCTACGCGAGGGCGGGATTCCTCGACGTCGACATCGAGGCCCTGCAGGCGGGCCTCACGGCGCTGCCCTGGGTGGCGAACGTGGAGGTGCGACGCCGCTATCCGGGCACGCTGGAGATCGGCGTGCGCGAGGAGCGGCCCGTTGCCTGCTGGGGCGAGCGTGGCCTGCTCAACGCGGCCGGCGAACTGTTCCTGCCCGATGCGGAGCACGTGCCCGCCGAGCTGCCGCGCCTGAAGGGACCGCCGGGGACCGAGGCGCAGGTGACGCAGCGCTACTTTGCCGTGCAGGAACAGCTCGAGCATCGCGGCATGTCCGCCGCCAGCGTCACGCTCGACGAGCGCGGGGCCTGGGCATTCCAGACCAGCAACGGCCTGCAGGTGCGCCTCGGGGCCAACGGCGTCGACGAACGCATCGAGCGCTTCTTCCAGGTGCTCGACCGGACCCTGACCCACATGGCGGGTGAAGTGGACTACGTGGACATGCGCTATCCGAACGGCTTTGCCATTGGCTGGAAGAGCCCAGCCGCGGTACGCACCGCACCCGAGGAGGAGCGCCGCCCGCATGCCTAG
- the ftsZ gene encoding cell division protein FtsZ, whose protein sequence is MFELMDAMSQNAVIKVIGVGGGGGNAVKHMASCGIEGVEFICANTDAQALRGSNVRTALQIGCNITKGLGAGADPDVGRQAAMEDRDRIIEVISGADMLFITAGLGGGTGTGAAPVVAQVAKELGILTVAVVTRPFKMEGRKRLAAADQGIHDLGKYVDSLITIPNEKLLSVLGSQTTLLDAFRAANEVLQGAVQGIAELITRPGLINVDFADVRTVMGEMGMAMMGSGTATGQDRAREAAEAAISSPLLEEVNLQGARGILVNVTAGMDLSIGEFHQVGETVKQCASDDATVVIGTVIDPEMSDGIRVTVVATGLGRPEAMRQPEVTPMRVVPRAAAAAAPVEATQPSYEAYERPAHRRRAVNESPVMAGPVTEANFEMLDIPAFLRRQAD, encoded by the coding sequence ATGTTTGAACTGATGGATGCGATGAGCCAGAACGCCGTGATCAAGGTCATCGGCGTCGGGGGTGGCGGCGGCAACGCCGTCAAGCACATGGCCAGCTGCGGTATCGAGGGCGTGGAGTTCATCTGCGCCAACACCGATGCCCAGGCGCTGCGCGGCTCCAATGTCCGCACGGCGCTGCAGATCGGCTGCAACATCACCAAGGGCCTGGGCGCAGGCGCCGATCCGGATGTCGGCCGCCAGGCCGCCATGGAGGACCGCGACCGGATCATCGAGGTGATCAGCGGTGCCGACATGCTGTTCATCACCGCCGGCCTCGGTGGCGGTACCGGAACCGGTGCGGCGCCGGTGGTGGCCCAGGTGGCCAAGGAACTCGGCATCCTGACCGTTGCCGTCGTCACCAGGCCCTTCAAGATGGAGGGGCGCAAGCGCCTCGCCGCGGCCGACCAGGGCATCCATGACCTCGGCAAGTATGTCGATTCGCTGATCACCATCCCCAACGAGAAACTGCTGTCGGTGCTCGGCTCGCAGACCACGCTGCTCGATGCATTCCGTGCCGCCAACGAGGTGCTTCAGGGTGCCGTGCAGGGTATCGCCGAGCTGATCACCCGGCCGGGCCTGATCAACGTCGACTTTGCCGACGTGCGTACCGTGATGGGCGAGATGGGCATGGCGATGATGGGCTCCGGAACCGCCACCGGCCAGGACCGGGCGCGCGAGGCAGCGGAAGCCGCCATCTCCAGCCCGCTGCTCGAGGAAGTGAACCTGCAGGGCGCGCGTGGCATTCTCGTCAACGTCACGGCGGGCATGGACCTGTCGATCGGCGAATTCCATCAGGTGGGCGAGACGGTCAAGCAGTGCGCCTCGGACGACGCCACCGTGGTGATCGGCACGGTCATCGACCCGGAGATGTCCGACGGCATCCGCGTCACCGTGGTCGCCACGGGTCTCGGTCGGCCGGAGGCCATGCGCCAGCCCGAAGTCACGCCGATGCGGGTGGTGCCCCGTGCGGCGGCTGCCGCCGCTCCCGTGGAAGCGACGCAGCCGAGCTACGAGGCCTACGAGCGGCCTGCCCACCGGCGCAGGGCGGTGAACGAGTCGCCGGTCATGGCGGGTCCGGTGACCGAGGCGAACTTCGAAATGCTGGATATCCCGGCCTTCCTGCGGCGCCAGGCGGACTGA
- a CDS encoding UDP-3-O-acyl-N-acetylglucosamine deacetylase — protein sequence MLKQRTLKTAIRATGIGLHTGRKVYMTLRPAAENTGVVFRRVDLEPPADVAAHALNVGETMLGTTLVKDSVKVATVEHLLAAMAGLGIDNAYVDLTAPEVPIMDGSAAPFVFLLQSAGIAEQGAPKRFIRIRRPVRVEDGDKWAEFRPYAGLRVNFRIDFDHAVFKRHSQEASVDFSSTSFLKEVSRARTFGFAREIEALRARNLTLGGSMGNAIVLDDFRILNEDGLRFEDEFVKHKILDAIGDIYLLGHALIGEYSGFKSGHSLNNQLCRALLAERDAWELVTFENEGRAPISFLAPAAAV from the coding sequence ATGCTGAAGCAGCGAACCCTCAAGACCGCGATCCGCGCCACCGGTATTGGCCTGCATACCGGCCGCAAGGTCTACATGACCCTGCGGCCGGCGGCCGAGAACACCGGCGTCGTGTTCCGTCGCGTCGACCTGGAGCCACCCGCCGATGTGGCAGCCCATGCGCTCAACGTCGGCGAGACGATGCTTGGCACCACGCTGGTGAAGGACTCGGTCAAGGTTGCCACCGTCGAGCACCTGCTGGCCGCGATGGCGGGCCTCGGCATCGACAATGCCTATGTCGACCTCACTGCGCCCGAGGTGCCGATCATGGACGGCAGCGCGGCGCCATTCGTGTTCCTGCTGCAATCGGCCGGCATTGCCGAGCAGGGGGCGCCGAAGCGCTTCATACGCATCCGCAGGCCGGTCCGTGTCGAGGACGGTGACAAGTGGGCGGAATTCCGCCCGTATGCCGGGTTGCGCGTGAACTTCCGCATCGATTTCGATCATGCCGTCTTCAAGCGGCACTCGCAGGAGGCGTCGGTCGATTTCTCCTCGACCTCGTTCCTGAAGGAAGTGAGCCGCGCCCGCACATTCGGTTTCGCCAGGGAAATCGAGGCACTTCGGGCCCGCAACCTGACTCTCGGCGGCAGCATGGGCAACGCCATCGTGCTGGATGATTTCCGCATCCTCAACGAGGACGGGTTGCGGTTCGAGGACGAGTTCGTGAAGCACAAGATCCTCGATGCCATCGGTGACATCTACCTGCTGGGCCATGCGCTCATCGGCGAGTACTCCGGCTTCAAGTCCGGCCACTCGCTGAACAACCAGCTGTGCCGTGCCCTGCTGGCCGAGCGGGATGCCTGGGAACTCGTGACCTTCGAGAACGAGGGCCGCGCTCCCATCTCGTTCCTGGCGCCTGCCGCCGCCGTCTGA
- the murB gene encoding UDP-N-acetylmuramate dehydrogenase — protein sequence MAAPEKARISYAEPMARHTSWRVGGPADVYFKPRSRDELVDYLQRLDPATAVHWVGLGSNLLVRDGGIRGVVIATAGCLEHLRHIGDGLVEAEAGVPCTVLARHCARWGVGPASFFAGIPGTVGGALAMNAGAFGGETWQHVVEVETVNRRGEVARRSPEDYRVAYREVRGPAGEWFLAARFRFDPSRPTSLDAVRALIQERQAKQPLGMPSCGSVFRNPPGDFAGRLIEAAGLKGARIGGAQVSEKHANFIINTGKATAADIEALIGHVQARVAEVHGISLVPEVHVLGEAAGRESRG from the coding sequence ATGGCAGCACCGGAAAAAGCCAGGATCTCCTACGCCGAACCGATGGCCCGGCACACGTCCTGGCGCGTCGGCGGCCCGGCAGACGTGTACTTCAAGCCGCGATCACGCGACGAACTGGTCGACTACCTGCAGCGCCTGGATCCTGCCACCGCCGTCCACTGGGTCGGACTCGGCAGCAACCTGCTGGTGCGCGACGGCGGCATTCGCGGCGTGGTCATCGCCACGGCCGGCTGCCTCGAGCACCTGCGCCACATCGGCGACGGGCTGGTGGAGGCCGAGGCCGGCGTGCCCTGCACGGTGCTGGCGCGGCACTGCGCGCGCTGGGGAGTCGGTCCGGCCAGTTTCTTCGCCGGCATTCCCGGGACCGTCGGCGGGGCGCTGGCGATGAACGCCGGCGCCTTCGGCGGCGAGACCTGGCAGCACGTGGTCGAGGTGGAAACGGTCAATCGCCGTGGCGAGGTGGCGCGCCGCAGCCCGGAGGACTACCGGGTCGCCTATCGCGAGGTCCGGGGACCCGCGGGCGAGTGGTTCCTCGCGGCCCGCTTCCGCTTCGATCCATCGCGGCCCACCAGCCTCGATGCGGTGCGCGCGCTGATCCAGGAGCGCCAGGCGAAGCAGCCGCTGGGCATGCCGAGCTGCGGCTCCGTGTTCCGCAACCCGCCGGGCGATTTCGCCGGGCGGCTCATCGAAGCGGCGGGGCTGAAGGGCGCGCGCATCGGCGGCGCCCAGGTCTCGGAGAAGCACGCCAACTTCATCATCAACACCGGCAAGGCCACTGCCGCCGACATCGAGGCGCTGATCGGTCATGTCCAGGCACGGGTCGCGGAGGTCCATGGCATCAGCCTCGTACCCGAAGTGCATGTGCTGGGCGAGGCCGCGGGCAGGGAGAGCAGGGGATGA
- the ftsA gene encoding cell division protein FtsA yields the protein MPRKSEQRLLVGLDIGTSKVVAIVGELQEDNSLEVIGFGMHASRGLKKGVVVNIESTVNSIQRAVEEAELMAGCEIHAVYTGIAGSHVRSLNSHGIVAIRDREVTRSDVDRVIDAARAVAIPADQKILHVLPQEFIIDGQEGIREPIGMSGVRLEARVHMVTGAASAAQNIVKCVQRCGLEVEDIVLEQLASSHAVLTDDEKELGVCLVDVGGGTTDIAVFNSGAIRHTAVIPIAGDQVTNDIAISLRTPTQYAEEIKIKYACALSQLATAEETIEVPSVGDRPSRRLARQTLAEVVEPRYEELFGFVRDELRRSGFEEMVAAGVVLTGGSAKMEGAVELAEEVFHMPVRLGLPQHVRGLGDVVRNPIHATGVGLLLYARDRAARPGGETPVGSGMQDVWARMKAWFQGSF from the coding sequence ATGCCTAGGAAATCCGAGCAGCGCCTGCTGGTAGGGCTCGACATCGGCACCTCGAAGGTGGTGGCGATCGTCGGCGAATTGCAGGAGGACAACTCGCTGGAAGTCATCGGCTTCGGCATGCACGCCTCCCGCGGCCTCAAGAAGGGCGTGGTGGTCAACATCGAGTCCACGGTGAATTCGATCCAGCGCGCGGTGGAGGAGGCCGAGCTGATGGCCGGCTGCGAGATCCACGCGGTCTACACCGGCATCGCCGGCAGCCACGTGCGCAGCCTCAACTCCCACGGCATCGTCGCCATCCGCGACCGCGAGGTGACCCGCAGCGACGTCGACCGCGTCATCGACGCGGCGCGCGCCGTGGCCATTCCGGCCGACCAGAAGATCCTGCACGTACTGCCCCAGGAATTCATCATCGACGGGCAGGAGGGCATCCGCGAGCCGATCGGCATGTCGGGCGTGCGCCTCGAGGCCCGCGTACACATGGTGACTGGCGCGGCGAGCGCCGCCCAGAACATCGTCAAGTGCGTGCAGCGCTGCGGCCTGGAAGTGGAGGACATCGTGCTGGAGCAGCTCGCATCCAGCCACGCGGTGCTTACCGACGACGAGAAGGAGCTCGGCGTCTGCCTGGTCGACGTCGGCGGCGGCACCACCGACATCGCGGTGTTCAATTCCGGCGCCATCCGCCACACCGCGGTGATCCCCATCGCCGGCGACCAGGTGACCAACGACATCGCCATCTCCCTGCGTACGCCGACGCAGTACGCGGAGGAGATCAAGATCAAGTACGCCTGTGCGCTGTCGCAGCTGGCCACGGCCGAGGAGACCATCGAGGTGCCCAGCGTGGGCGATCGTCCGTCCCGGCGCCTGGCGCGGCAGACGCTGGCGGAGGTGGTCGAGCCCCGCTACGAGGAGCTGTTCGGCTTCGTCCGTGACGAACTGCGCCGCAGCGGCTTCGAGGAGATGGTGGCGGCCGGCGTGGTGCTCACCGGTGGCAGCGCCAAGATGGAGGGGGCGGTGGAACTGGCCGAGGAGGTGTTCCACATGCCGGTGCGCCTCGGCCTGCCGCAGCATGTGCGCGGGCTTGGCGACGTGGTGCGCAACCCGATCCATGCCACCGGTGTCGGCCTGCTCCTGTACGCGCGGGATCGTGCCGCCAGGCCCGGCGGCGAGACACCCGTCGGTTCCGGGATGCAGGACGTCTGGGCCCGCATGAAGGCCTGGTTCCAGGGAAGCTTTTAA